AATTGAAGACCCTGATGGTTTTTTCAAGATCGTTGACCGCAAAAAAGACATGATCCTCGTATCAGGATTTAATGTATATCCGAACGAAATAGAGGACGTGGTAGCACAATGTCCTGGTGTAATGGAGGTGGCGTGTGTGGGCGTGCCGGACGAAAAATCAGGAGAGTTGGTAAAGATATTTGTGGTCAAAAAAGACCCCGAACTCACCGAAGAAATAGTAAAAGCTTTTTGCAAAGAAAACCTCACAGGCTACAAATGTCCTCGGAAAATCGAGTTCCGCAAGGAGCTGCCTAAGACCAATGTAGGGAAGATACTCCGACGCGCACTCCGGGAAGAAGAAATGGCGAAAGTTGCCAAATAAGGGCAATCTGGAATTAGGTTTATGTATATTTAGGCGAACAAGTTCTCAACCTTGAAAGCCAGAATATATGAATCTACACCGGAAAACTTTGGTATTATTACACGGACATGGCATAGATGATACGATTTGGGACAATCTCGACGCAGTACTAAATGAGTATTTTACAATAGTAAGGCCGAACATTTCGCTCTTCACATTCTGCCAGTCCGTAGAAGATTATGCCGATGAACTTCATCGCTTTATCACCAACGCTAATATCCACAAATGCACGCTGATAGGCCACTCCATGGGCGGCTACATTGCACTCGCTTTCGCTGAAAAATATCCGGGAATGCTGGAAGGTTTCGCGCTATTCCATTCCACAGCTTATGCCGACGACGAAGCAAAAAAACATCAGCGAAACCAGATGATCGAGCTGCTGAAAAATCACGGGGCCGAAACATTCATTAAAAATACCGCAGGTAACCTTTTTGGCGAGCGATACAAAGAACTCTATCCAGAGAGGATCAAAGAACATATCAGCTATTTCGGAAAATTACCTGCTGACGCACTCATAGCGGGTATAGTTGCCATGCGTAACCGTCCCGACAGAACGCACGTCCTTCACTCAATGCCCTTCCCAATATTGTTTATCATTGGTATGCAGGACAAGCTAATACCTTTCGAAAGCCTCATCAGCCTTTCCGAATTCCCGAAACAAAGCTATCCATTCATTCTGGCCGAAGCAGGCCATTTGGGCATGGTCGAACGACCGGATGCGACGGCACGGATGATCACCTGGTACATGGGCAAAATTTAAGTCAGAAAAAACTCAATCTTGTCATCAAAAACAGGTCAGCTTTCGTTATGTATTATTGAAAGCTGACCTGTTTACACTAAATATGCAAAAATTTACTTCCCTGGCCTTTTTCAGAAAATATACCCTTCTTCTTTTCGGGAGTCTCCTGTTACTCAATGCCTGTAAGACCGACAATAATCCGGTCCCGCCTGTTGAGGAAAATCAGTATCTGGAAGAAAGCAATGTCATCACGGAGCTTTCCAAAGACAAGATTATACAACAGGTTAGTTCTCTGGCTCCGTTCGTCTCAGGTTATGTTAAGAACGACGTGAAAGTGTACAAGCTGACTTACAAAACAAAAAATACAGATGGAGTAGAAATCACGGCTTCCGGCGCATTGATACTTCCCGTTACTGATCAGCCCGTTTCCATGATCAGCGTACAGCACGGGACCATTCGTGACGATTCTTCTGCGCCTTCCAATTTTAGTGATAATAGCGAAGCCGCTTCTTTCGGTTCGCTATTTGGGTCTATGGGTTATATCATTGCCTACCCGGATTATATTGGTTACGGAGCATCTAAAGACCTTCCCCACCCTTACGAGCACAGGGCGAGCCTTGCATCGGCTTCGTTGGATATGTTGCGGGCAGCAAAGGAGTTTTTGAGAGATCAGAGTGGTGTGAAATGGGACAACAAACTTTATGTCGCAGGTTATTCCGAGGGAGGATATGCCACAATGTCTCTCCAAAAGAAAATTGAAGAGGAGGCTTCTTCAGAGTTTGATTTGCGTGCATCAAGCTGTGGCGCAGGTGCTTATGACAAAACTGCTTTTATGGAGTATGTTATCAATTC
The genomic region above belongs to Dyadobacter pollutisoli and contains:
- a CDS encoding alpha/beta fold hydrolase; protein product: MNLHRKTLVLLHGHGIDDTIWDNLDAVLNEYFTIVRPNISLFTFCQSVEDYADELHRFITNANIHKCTLIGHSMGGYIALAFAEKYPGMLEGFALFHSTAYADDEAKKHQRNQMIELLKNHGAETFIKNTAGNLFGERYKELYPERIKEHISYFGKLPADALIAGIVAMRNRPDRTHVLHSMPFPILFIIGMQDKLIPFESLISLSEFPKQSYPFILAEAGHLGMVERPDATARMITWYMGKI
- a CDS encoding alpha/beta hydrolase family protein, whose amino-acid sequence is MQKFTSLAFFRKYTLLLFGSLLLLNACKTDNNPVPPVEENQYLEESNVITELSKDKIIQQVSSLAPFVSGYVKNDVKVYKLTYKTKNTDGVEITASGALILPVTDQPVSMISVQHGTIRDDSSAPSNFSDNSEAASFGSLFGSMGYIIAYPDYIGYGASKDLPHPYEHRASLASASLDMLRAAKEFLRDQSGVKWDNKLYVAGYSEGGYATMSLQKKIEEEASSEFDLRASSCGAGAYDKTAFMEYVINSPTHGISSYNTLYLWVMLTYDRIYKLNRPASYYFKEPYTSRIATSGANVTINQSFNTILNDSFKKDLNDGTDKGFIDAIGDNDVYNWKPKTPTRLYHGDNDKLVFYFNSENAYKAMKAAGATNVELIPIAGGDHSSSLPLYLLGTREFFQATK